From a single Seriola aureovittata isolate HTS-2021-v1 ecotype China chromosome 18, ASM2101889v1, whole genome shotgun sequence genomic region:
- the ppwd1 gene encoding peptidylprolyl isomerase domain and WD repeat-containing protein 1, translating to MAESENNVELKRKADENQGGDGNEEDDGWVGPMPSEATKAKKRKVLEYERVYLDNLPSAAMYERSYMHRDVITHLVCSKTDFIITASQDGHVKFWKKKEDEGIEFVKHFRSHLGVIESIAASAEGALLCSVGDDQAMKVFDVVNFDMINMLKLGFQPGQCEWIYNPGDAISTVACSEKSTGKIFVYDGRGDNEPLHVFDKMHSSPLSQIRLNPKYRVIVSADKAGMLEYWTGLPSEFKFPKHVDWEYKTDTDLYEFAKHKTYPTSLAFSYDGKKMATIASDRKVRIFRFLTGKLMRVFDESLTMFTELQQMRQQLPDMEFGRRMAVERELEKVDGIRLTNIIFDETGHFVLYGTMLGIKVINVETNRCVRILGKLENIRVVQLSLFQGVAKAMQVAPTVEMKASDNPALENVEPDPTIFCTAFKKNRFYMFSKREPEDTKSADSDRDIFNEKPSKEEVMAATQAEGPKRVSDSAIIHTTMGDIHIKLFPVECPKTVENFCVHSRNGYYNGHIFHRVIKGFMIQTGDPTGTGMGGESIWGGEFEDEFHATLRHDRPYTLSMANAGAGTNGSQFFVTVVPTPWLDNKHTVFGRCTKGMEAVQRISNVKVNPKTDKPYEDISIINITIK from the exons ATGGCGGAGTCTGAAAACAATGTGGAATTAAAACGAAAAGCAGATGAAAACCAGGGTGGAGATGGAAATGAAGAAGACGATGGATGGGTCGGACCCATGCCAAGCGAAGCCACAAAAGCCAAGAAAAGGAAAG ttttggaATATGAGCGTGTCTACTTGGACAACCTGCCTTCAGCTGCAATGTATGAAAGGAGCTACATGCACAGAGACGTTATCACACACTTAGTTTGCTCCAA GACAGACTTTATCATCACAGCCAGCCAGGACGGCCATGTCAAGTtctggaagaagaaagaggatgagGGAATAGAGTTTGTCAAACACTTTCGAAGTCATCTTG GTGTGATAGAAAGCATTGCAGCCAGTGCTGAAGGGGCTCTCTTATGTTCTGTTGGTGATGATCAGGCCATGAAAGTATTTGATGTTGTCAACTTTGACATGATCAATATGCTGAAGTTGGG CTTTCAACCAGGCCAGTGTGAGTGGATCTATAATCCCGGGGATGCCATTTCCACAGTGGCCTGCTCGGAAAAATCCACAGGGAAGATCTTTGTCTATGATGGACGAGGGGACAACGAGCCCCTCCACGTCTTCGACAAAATGCACTCCTCGCCGCTGTCCCAAATCCGCCTGAATCCCAAATATAGAGTCATCGTTTCAGCTGACAAAGCGGGAATGCTTGAATACTGGACCGGCCTCCCAAGTGAATTCAAGTTCCCCAAACATGTGGATTGGGAatacaaaacagacacagacttgTATGAatttgcaaaacacaaaacatatccCACCAGCCTCGCGTTTTCTTATGATGGGAAGAAAATGGCCACCATTGCCTCCGACAGGAAAGTCAGGATCTTCCGTTTTCTAACCGGAAAACTGATGAGAGTGTTCGATGAATCGTTAACG ATGTTCacggagctgcagcagatgagGCAGCAGCTGCCTGACATGGAGTTTGGGAGGCGAATGGCTgtggagagagagctggagaaggTGGATGGTATCCGGCTCACAAATATCATCTTTGATGAGACCGGACACTTTGTGCTCTACGGGACCATGCTGGGCATCAAGGTCATCAATGTGGAAACCAACAG GTGTGTGCGGATCCTCGGGAAGCTGGAGAACATCCGTGTGGTGCAGCTGAGTTTGTTCCAGGGGGTTGCGAAGGCCATGCAGGTGGCCCCCACTGTGGAGATGAAGGCGTCTGACAACCCTGCCTTAGAGAACGTAGAGCCCGACCCCACCATATTCTGCACTGCGTTCAAGAAGAACCGCTTTTACATG TTCTCAAAAAGAGAACCGGAGGACACAAAGAGCGCCGACTCGGACAGAGACATCTTTAACGAGAAGCCTTcgaaggaggaggtgatggcTGCGACGCAGGCCGAGGGCCCCAAGAGAGTGTCTGACAGCGCCATCATCCACACCACCATGGGCGACATCCACATCAAGCTCTTCCCTGTGGA ATGCCCCAAAACTGTGGAGAACTTCTGCGTTCACAGCAGGAACGGCTACTACAACGGCCACATATTCCACAGAGTAATCAAG GGCTTCATGATTCAGACAGGAGACCCCACAGGAACAGGCATGGGGGGAGAGAGCATCTGGGGAGGAGAGTTTGAGGACGAATTCCACGCCACGCTGAGACACGACCGCCCGTACACGCTCAGTATGGCGAACGCAGGCGCCGGAACCAACGGCTCACAGTTTTTCGTCACCGTCGTTCCCACT CCTTGGCTCGACAACAAGCACACTGTGTTCGGAAGGTGCACGAAAGGCATGGAGGCGGTCCAGAGGATCTCCAATGTCAAAGTGAACCCCAAGACCGACAAACCGTACGAAGACATCAGCATCATCAACATCACCATAAAGTGA